In Terriglobus sp. TAA 43, a single window of DNA contains:
- the cysS gene encoding cysteine--tRNA ligase has translation MPIELFNTLGSRVEPLTASRDNTLRMYCCGPTVYDYGHIGNFRTFLHVDVLRRAARLNGLALKHVMNITDVDDKIIRNAGAAGMSIGDYTAKYEKAFFEDMDALGVERPEIVAHATESIPEMVALVEQLASEDIAYKTEDGSWYFRIAKFPDYGKLSGKDLDGIEDGARVDVDEYEKDAARDFALWKATKPGEASWQTEIGEGRPGWHIECSAMALKHLGPNFDVHAGGEDLTFPHHENEIAQSECATHQPFARHWFHVRFLLVEGKKMSKSEGNFFTLRDLLLKGYRASAIRFLLISVPYRNQMNFTFEGLTESANAIERLRTFVRRLDAAVKNPALPESANEELLALTVAKRDAFHAALQNDLNTAEARAAVFDMVRAANITLDHGTFGRGNVDAVQKLLNDFDAVFDVLTDRDAAVSKAAVEWAQTEGRTDIAAELLQAQSITDEEIEALIAERTDARKKRNFARGDAIRNELLEKGVVIEDGKDGVTWKRK, from the coding sequence ATGCCCATCGAACTCTTTAATACTCTTGGCAGCCGCGTGGAGCCGCTGACTGCGTCGCGGGACAACACGCTGCGCATGTACTGTTGCGGCCCCACCGTGTATGACTACGGCCACATTGGCAACTTCCGCACGTTCCTGCATGTGGATGTGTTGCGGCGCGCTGCGCGGCTGAATGGCCTGGCGCTGAAGCACGTGATGAACATCACGGATGTGGATGACAAGATCATCCGCAATGCTGGCGCTGCCGGCATGTCCATTGGCGACTACACGGCAAAGTACGAGAAGGCTTTCTTCGAAGACATGGATGCGCTGGGCGTGGAACGCCCGGAGATTGTGGCGCATGCGACGGAGAGCATCCCCGAGATGGTCGCGCTGGTGGAGCAGCTTGCCAGCGAGGACATTGCGTACAAGACCGAGGATGGCTCGTGGTACTTCCGCATTGCGAAGTTTCCGGATTACGGCAAGCTGAGCGGCAAAGACCTGGACGGCATTGAAGACGGCGCCCGCGTGGATGTGGACGAGTACGAGAAGGATGCCGCGCGTGACTTTGCCCTATGGAAGGCGACGAAGCCCGGTGAGGCGTCGTGGCAGACGGAGATTGGCGAAGGACGTCCGGGATGGCACATTGAGTGTTCGGCGATGGCGCTGAAGCACCTGGGGCCGAACTTTGACGTGCATGCTGGTGGCGAGGATCTAACGTTCCCGCACCATGAGAATGAAATTGCGCAGAGTGAGTGCGCGACGCATCAGCCGTTTGCGCGGCACTGGTTCCATGTGCGTTTTCTGCTCGTTGAGGGCAAGAAGATGTCCAAGAGCGAGGGCAACTTCTTCACGCTGCGCGACCTGCTGCTGAAGGGATATCGCGCGTCGGCGATTCGTTTTTTGCTGATCAGCGTGCCGTATCGCAACCAGATGAACTTCACGTTTGAAGGTCTGACGGAGAGCGCGAATGCGATTGAACGTCTGCGGACGTTTGTGCGCAGGCTGGATGCTGCGGTGAAGAATCCCGCGTTGCCTGAGTCTGCAAATGAGGAGTTGCTGGCGCTGACCGTGGCGAAGCGCGATGCGTTTCATGCTGCGTTGCAGAACGATCTGAATACAGCCGAGGCGCGTGCTGCGGTATTTGACATGGTGCGGGCGGCGAACATCACGCTGGATCACGGCACATTTGGCCGCGGCAACGTGGACGCGGTGCAGAAGCTATTGAACGACTTCGATGCGGTGTTTGACGTGTTGACGGACCGCGATGCGGCTGTCAGCAAGGCCGCTGTGGAGTGGGCGCAAACGGAAGGCCGTACCGATATCGCAGCGGAGTTGCTGCAGGCGCAGAGCATCACAGATGAGGAAATTGAAGCGCTGATTGCAGAGCGCACGGACGCTCGCAAGAAGCGGAATTTCGCTCGCGGGGATGCCATTCGCAACGAACTGCTGGAAAAGGGCGTCGTAATCGAAGACGGTAAAGACGGCGTTACCTGGAAACGCAAGTAG
- the pheS gene encoding phenylalanine--tRNA ligase subunit alpha, producing the protein MTDTITPLSAFDDASLDQAFRALTDEVRSAAAQLTTPEAQENFRLDWLGRKQGRLKLLSESWLKTAPPEAKKSLGMRFNALKNEIEAALLAGPTSMAAEGSSLDLSLPGIRRTIGTEHPLTRTMREMTAVFAALGYSIGIGPEVESDFYNFEALNFPPNHPARDTQDTLVVADQDKKPLRERLLMRTHTSPVQIRTMISQPPPLRIVIPGKVHRNDESDATHSPIFHQVEGLCVDTNITFSDLKGTLDHAMKAFFGSSVKTRFFPSFFPFTEPSADVQISCPFCGQKGCRKCKFSGWIELLGCGMVDPAVFAAVDQRRIENGLEPAYDSKKISGFAFGMGVERIAMMKYGVGDIGQFYSGDLRFLSQFV; encoded by the coding sequence ATGACGGATACCATCACACCCCTGAGCGCGTTCGATGACGCCTCGCTCGACCAGGCTTTCCGCGCACTCACGGACGAAGTTCGCTCCGCAGCCGCGCAACTGACCACGCCCGAAGCGCAGGAAAACTTCCGCCTCGACTGGCTTGGCCGCAAACAGGGCCGCCTGAAGCTGCTCAGCGAAAGCTGGCTGAAGACCGCGCCGCCCGAAGCGAAGAAGTCGCTCGGCATGCGCTTCAACGCCCTGAAAAACGAAATTGAAGCAGCACTTCTCGCTGGCCCAACCAGCATGGCGGCTGAAGGTTCATCGCTGGACCTCTCCCTGCCCGGCATCCGCCGCACCATCGGCACGGAGCATCCGCTCACGCGCACCATGCGTGAGATGACCGCCGTCTTCGCCGCGCTGGGCTATTCCATCGGCATCGGGCCCGAAGTGGAAAGCGACTTCTACAACTTCGAGGCGCTCAACTTCCCGCCGAACCATCCCGCGCGCGACACGCAGGACACCCTCGTCGTCGCCGACCAGGACAAGAAGCCGCTACGCGAGCGCCTGTTGATGCGCACGCACACTTCGCCCGTGCAGATTCGCACGATGATCTCGCAGCCACCACCGCTGCGCATCGTCATCCCCGGCAAGGTGCACCGCAACGACGAAAGCGACGCCACACACTCGCCCATCTTCCATCAGGTGGAAGGCCTCTGCGTCGACACGAACATCACCTTCAGCGACCTGAAGGGCACGCTCGATCACGCGATGAAAGCGTTCTTCGGATCGTCCGTGAAGACGCGCTTCTTCCCATCGTTCTTTCCCTTCACGGAGCCCAGCGCCGACGTGCAGATCTCCTGCCCCTTCTGCGGACAGAAGGGCTGCCGCAAGTGCAAGTTCTCCGGCTGGATTGAACTTCTGGGATGCGGCATGGTCGATCCCGCCGTCTTCGCCGCAGTGGATCAACGCCGCATTGAAAACGGACTCGAACCCGCGTACGACAGCAAGAAGATCAGCGGCTTCGCCTTCGGCATGGGTGTGGAACGCATCGCCATGATGAAGTATGGCGTAGGCGACATCGGTCAGTTTTACTCCGGCGACCTTCGTTTCTTGTCGCAGTTTGTTTAG
- a CDS encoding ThuA domain-containing protein: MKRLLALLLLCSSAAAVAQDRILIYTRSYTADGKGYIHGNRASSVVAVEKIAAELKIPTDNTDDPIVFTPENLKKYTVMVFSNSNNEAFSTQAQRDAFKGWIEHGGGWVGIHSASGNERNWDWFAQMVGGRFLMHPKKQQFTVKVVDPKFPAMQGVPAEFTVNDECYFTKRFSDTIHPLLTVDTSKLDVTNFKLDRKDFPNPMPIAWWQEFDGGREFYIALGHDNSYYEDPVFDGILKRAILWAAKK, encoded by the coding sequence ATGAAACGTCTGCTTGCCCTGTTGTTACTGTGTTCATCAGCTGCGGCGGTCGCGCAGGATCGCATTCTGATCTACACGCGCAGTTACACGGCAGACGGCAAAGGGTATATCCACGGCAACCGTGCCAGCAGTGTGGTGGCGGTGGAGAAGATTGCGGCGGAATTGAAGATTCCCACGGACAACACGGACGATCCGATCGTGTTCACGCCGGAAAATCTGAAGAAGTACACCGTTATGGTGTTCAGCAACAGCAACAATGAGGCGTTCAGCACGCAGGCGCAGCGCGATGCGTTTAAGGGATGGATTGAGCATGGCGGTGGTTGGGTGGGTATCCACTCGGCTTCTGGCAATGAGCGGAACTGGGACTGGTTTGCGCAGATGGTGGGCGGCCGCTTTCTGATGCATCCGAAGAAGCAGCAGTTCACGGTGAAGGTAGTTGATCCGAAGTTCCCGGCGATGCAGGGTGTTCCGGCGGAGTTCACGGTGAACGATGAGTGCTACTTTACGAAGCGCTTCAGCGATACGATTCATCCGCTGCTGACGGTGGATACGTCGAAGCTGGATGTGACGAACTTCAAGCTGGATCGCAAGGATTTTCCGAATCCCATGCCGATTGCCTGGTGGCAGGAGTTTGATGGCGGACGCGAGTTTTATATCGCGCTGGGCCATGACAATAGCTACTACGAAGATCCCGTGTTTGATGGGATTTTGAAGCGCGCGATTTTGTGGGCGGCGAAGAAGTAA
- a CDS encoding RluA family pseudouridine synthase: protein MPSKNMLPKGKRRQSVKADYRTQRDAARDAEAAELAVTEAVLYGEEVPAVKPVIPNTAVPDKRGKGYQKSGKRQQRETTVAKELPASSMDEDDELILPVEAVSSSGGLTTTRTLVATPEARGMRLDAYLAWALPEISRARAQLLIEHGQVRVSGSSAKAKYKMHGNEQIVVEGEPQPAPLRATAEDIPLSIVYEDKHMAVIDKPAGMMVHAGSGLTDDARSSGTLVNALLFHFKDKLSDVGGALRPGIVHRLDKQTSGLIMVAKSDAAHRALAEKFSERSLEKRYITLVHRHVKSDRGIIDLPIARDRLRRTRMTTRVGNRYLTTDSHGTPAKRHPDEPEERTSRRPNDPRPARSLYTVLERLHTTAGDFTLLDVKIETGRTHQIRVHMQSLGHPVVGDTLYGAPAKIPGIKAEGTGPTLHRNFLHAAHLVLEHPITGKELDLEAPLPEELASLLEQLRALEIPAAPAKPKHAEDW from the coding sequence ATGCCCAGTAAAAATATGTTGCCGAAAGGCAAGCGTCGGCAGTCTGTGAAGGCGGATTACCGCACACAGCGGGATGCGGCGCGCGATGCAGAAGCTGCAGAGCTGGCGGTGACGGAAGCCGTGCTCTATGGCGAAGAAGTTCCCGCGGTGAAGCCTGTGATTCCGAACACGGCTGTGCCGGATAAGCGTGGCAAGGGATATCAGAAGAGCGGCAAGCGGCAGCAGCGGGAAACGACCGTAGCGAAGGAGCTGCCTGCGTCCTCGATGGACGAGGATGATGAGTTGATTCTGCCGGTGGAGGCTGTCTCTTCCTCTGGTGGATTGACCACGACGCGCACGCTGGTTGCTACGCCTGAAGCGCGTGGCATGCGGTTGGATGCCTATCTGGCATGGGCGCTGCCGGAGATCAGCCGTGCGCGCGCGCAGTTGTTAATTGAGCATGGCCAGGTGCGTGTGAGTGGTTCGTCTGCGAAGGCGAAGTACAAGATGCACGGCAATGAGCAGATTGTGGTGGAAGGCGAGCCGCAGCCCGCGCCGCTGCGTGCCACGGCGGAAGATATTCCGCTGAGCATTGTGTATGAAGACAAGCACATGGCCGTGATTGATAAGCCTGCGGGCATGATGGTGCATGCGGGCAGCGGTCTTACCGATGATGCTCGCAGCAGTGGAACGTTGGTGAACGCGCTGCTGTTTCATTTCAAGGACAAGCTGAGCGATGTGGGCGGGGCGCTGCGTCCGGGCATTGTGCATCGCCTGGACAAGCAGACCAGCGGGTTGATCATGGTGGCGAAGAGTGATGCGGCGCATCGTGCGCTGGCCGAGAAGTTCTCAGAGCGGTCGCTTGAGAAGCGCTACATCACTCTGGTGCATCGGCATGTGAAGAGTGATCGCGGCATCATCGATTTGCCGATTGCGCGCGATCGTCTGCGTCGTACGCGCATGACCACGCGTGTGGGGAACCGCTACCTGACCACGGACAGCCACGGCACACCTGCGAAGCGTCATCCGGATGAGCCGGAAGAGCGCACCTCGCGGAGGCCGAATGATCCGCGTCCGGCGCGCAGTCTGTACACCGTGCTGGAGCGCCTGCACACCACCGCTGGCGATTTCACATTGCTGGACGTGAAGATTGAAACGGGCCGCACGCATCAGATCCGCGTCCACATGCAGTCGCTGGGGCATCCGGTGGTGGGCGATACGTTGTACGGCGCGCCCGCGAAGATTCCGGGGATAAAAGCAGAGGGTACTGGGCCGACACTGCATCGTAATTTTCTTCACGCAGCGCATTTGGTGCTGGAACATCCGATCACAGGAAAAGAACTGGATCTGGAGGCTCCCCTGCCGGAAGAACTTGCGTCTCTCTTAGAGCAGCTTCGTGCGCTGGAAATTCCGGCGGCGCCCGCCAAGCCAAAACACGCCGAGGATTGGTAA
- a CDS encoding cell division protein ZapA codes for MQNSVPQSVTVAIYDQNYHLRGIDPQHIEALSQLVDSKMRAVSSQGATVDSLRVAVLAALNIADELMELRERHRELLDSLDHAETANRHRAHSLASMLDEALRDEYRVAV; via the coding sequence ATGCAGAATTCCGTCCCCCAGTCCGTAACGGTTGCCATCTACGACCAGAACTACCATCTGCGCGGCATCGATCCTCAGCATATCGAGGCGCTTTCGCAGCTTGTGGACAGCAAGATGCGTGCGGTGTCGTCGCAGGGCGCTACCGTGGATTCGTTGCGTGTAGCCGTGTTGGCAGCGTTGAACATTGCAGATGAGTTGATGGAACTGCGCGAGCGTCACCGTGAGCTGCTGGATTCGCTGGATCACGCGGAGACGGCAAACCGGCATCGTGCGCATTCGCTGGCATCCATGCTGGATGAAGCTTTGCGTGATGAGTATCGCGTGGCCGTGTAA
- a CDS encoding VWA domain-containing protein, with amino-acid sequence MAVFRKFAVLAAGTVALVATSITLSAQQQPSAPLPPANTNAQPGAAPPQSEQPTGDAQGGGYTLKAFVPEVYQVFTVTDKKGHFVTGLKQQDFGLLDDGRHPERIISFTQQANLPLRIGIMLDTSNSIRTRFQFEQQAATEFLLQVLRPRQDAAFVSGFDVRLDLVQDYTNSIDKLSTAIEKLRPGGGTAFFDAIYQTCRDQMLTVTSNETIRKALIVVSDGEDNYSRVQEQEAIKECQRADTLVYTISTNVSPSRDKGDDVLMRLSEATGGRTFFPLKIEDVAKGFQEIETELRSQYSLRYRPADLKQDGSFRTIYLSTVDQRYHVRARKGYFSPKPPQ; translated from the coding sequence ATGGCAGTTTTTCGCAAGTTCGCAGTTTTAGCCGCCGGCACCGTTGCACTGGTGGCCACATCGATCACTTTGTCCGCTCAGCAGCAGCCGTCCGCACCGCTTCCACCGGCGAATACGAATGCGCAACCCGGGGCGGCTCCTCCGCAGAGCGAGCAGCCCACGGGGGATGCACAAGGTGGCGGCTATACGCTGAAGGCCTTTGTGCCTGAGGTGTACCAGGTGTTCACGGTTACGGATAAGAAGGGCCACTTTGTTACCGGCCTGAAACAGCAGGACTTTGGCCTGTTGGACGATGGTCGTCATCCGGAGCGCATCATCAGCTTTACGCAGCAGGCAAATCTGCCGCTGCGCATTGGCATCATGCTGGACACATCCAACTCCATCCGCACGCGCTTTCAGTTTGAACAGCAGGCGGCGACGGAGTTTCTGTTGCAGGTGTTGCGTCCACGTCAGGACGCGGCATTTGTCAGCGGTTTTGATGTGCGACTGGACCTGGTGCAGGATTACACCAACTCCATCGACAAGCTGAGCACGGCGATTGAGAAGCTGCGGCCCGGTGGCGGTACGGCGTTCTTCGATGCGATCTATCAAACGTGCCGCGACCAGATGCTGACGGTGACCAGCAACGAGACGATTCGTAAGGCGCTGATTGTGGTTTCTGACGGTGAGGATAACTACTCGCGCGTGCAGGAACAGGAAGCCATTAAGGAATGCCAGCGCGCGGATACGCTGGTGTACACCATCTCCACCAATGTTTCGCCGTCGCGCGACAAGGGTGACGATGTGTTGATGCGTTTGAGCGAAGCGACCGGCGGACGCACCTTCTTCCCCCTGAAGATTGAAGATGTGGCCAAGGGATTCCAGGAGATTGAGACGGAACTGCGTTCGCAGTATTCGCTGCGCTATCGTCCGGCTGATCTGAAGCAGGATGGCTCTTTCCGTACGATCTATCTCTCTACGGTTGACCAGCGCTATCACGTGCGTGCGCGTAAGGGATACTTCTCGCCGAAGCCTCCGCAATAG
- a CDS encoding TlpA disulfide reductase family protein: MKIFSFVLLLVMGSACVAQTSAPAYENLPEFQKLRAEAKDEQRLNNKIMFAPGTWKKANKVAGGHCMECLEGVFTSQLRLGEYKDALKAAKEWDAASEQPLDHVRAELAEGRVAIAMVDRNKPNMAVLQDAHAELQKAAAAHATAAYFYDGQVLALMKQDADAGAAFGQYAKLTRKDDALLSRATYFSSHPEMAREKMAPAVLVNTLGGKRFNLDDMHGRVVLIDFWATWCGPCKEELPHMKKLAEAYKDEPLEIISISWDSDANKWRQFIADNGMSWNQYLDADHSVTKMFGIDAIPHYFTIDANGVLMAENVGSGSNIDGRIRKLVAQAKEQKQLASTGSGPSPGQ, from the coding sequence GTGAAAATTTTCTCCTTTGTTCTGCTGCTTGTTATGGGTTCTGCGTGCGTTGCGCAGACGTCTGCCCCTGCCTATGAAAACCTGCCTGAGTTCCAGAAGCTTCGCGCTGAGGCAAAGGACGAGCAACGCCTGAATAACAAGATTATGTTTGCGCCTGGCACATGGAAGAAGGCGAACAAGGTGGCGGGTGGCCACTGCATGGAGTGTTTGGAAGGCGTGTTCACTTCGCAGTTACGACTGGGTGAGTACAAAGATGCGCTGAAGGCTGCGAAGGAGTGGGATGCTGCAAGCGAACAGCCGCTTGATCATGTGCGTGCTGAGCTTGCTGAAGGGCGCGTAGCGATTGCTATGGTCGACAGGAACAAGCCGAATATGGCTGTGCTGCAGGATGCCCATGCGGAGTTACAGAAGGCTGCCGCTGCGCATGCCACGGCTGCTTACTTTTACGACGGTCAAGTGCTGGCGCTGATGAAGCAGGATGCGGATGCGGGTGCGGCCTTTGGTCAGTACGCGAAGTTGACGCGGAAGGATGATGCGCTGCTGTCGCGCGCGACGTACTTTTCCAGTCACCCTGAGATGGCGCGCGAAAAGATGGCGCCTGCGGTATTGGTAAACACACTCGGCGGCAAGCGATTCAACCTGGATGACATGCATGGCCGTGTGGTGTTGATTGATTTCTGGGCGACATGGTGCGGTCCGTGTAAAGAAGAACTTCCACACATGAAGAAGCTGGCGGAAGCTTATAAAGATGAACCGCTCGAAATCATCAGCATCTCCTGGGACTCCGACGCCAACAAATGGCGGCAGTTCATTGCCGACAATGGCATGAGTTGGAATCAGTACCTGGATGCGGATCATAGTGTGACGAAGATGTTTGGTATCGATGCCATTCCGCATTACTTCACGATTGATGCCAACGGTGTGTTGATGGCGGAGAATGTGGGATCAGGATCGAACATTGATGGGCGCATTCGAAAACTGGTGGCCCAGGCGAAGGAACAAAAGCAGTTAGCATCCACGGGCAGCGGACCATCTCCAGGACAGTAA
- the pheT gene encoding phenylalanine--tRNA ligase subunit beta produces MNILSNWLREYLPALEVSDRQLADDLTLRGIAVEGVHALPDGGSLFEMDITTNRVDAMNHYGIAREAATIYGVPLLQLEDRRVLNAEGEPTGCVPTEANGAYPVRIDAPELCGRFTAQVIRGVTVKPSEGIVAERFAQIGQKPISNAVDITNYNWLSMGHPTHVFDLDTIEGGIIVRRAHAGEKITLLDGSEKTLTTDDVVIADEKKALSLAGVMGGWDSRVTEETKNILVEAAWFDPATIRATSRRHGLHTDASHRYERGADLGACALANRLVTRGVIAACGGEAIGAMSDVVIEAQELRTTKRPHVALSVEEVQRLLGTTIEESTAGHLVPADVVEQYLQALGCHLRPSADAATYEVTLPSWRLDLEREIDLIEEIARVYGYNRFADTLPSFSGGVIALPHAAKEEIVRTTLLALGWTEAISSTFASETDSAIFTTESAVPMGNPLNAEAGNLRPSLLPGMAGMLLLNSTRDVAAVRLFEYGTVFIGTTAQVNEHPSLTLGAYGNASATRTIDVSDALFFEVKGAVEELLSRFVASAPTFTADNLPKWIAPGRGASITLEGKTIGWFGELTNEERERRKLKENVVLAELNIPALFAFDLKQPAAKEPSRYQAVERDFSFLFADNITWSAVSQAIAALNIAEMISLQPIEIFRDVKGKAVPKGEYSLLLRTIFQSPERTLREEEIAGWQEAIVAALIKLGGKHRAA; encoded by the coding sequence ATGAATATTCTCAGCAACTGGCTGCGCGAATATCTTCCCGCGCTCGAAGTAAGTGATCGGCAACTCGCCGACGACCTCACCCTCCGCGGCATCGCCGTGGAAGGCGTACACGCTCTGCCCGATGGTGGCTCGTTGTTCGAAATGGACATCACCACCAATCGCGTCGACGCCATGAACCACTACGGCATCGCACGCGAAGCCGCCACCATCTACGGCGTACCGCTACTGCAACTGGAAGATCGTCGCGTGCTCAACGCAGAAGGCGAACCCACCGGCTGCGTTCCCACAGAGGCAAACGGTGCGTACCCCGTACGCATCGACGCGCCCGAACTCTGTGGCCGTTTCACCGCGCAGGTCATCCGTGGCGTCACCGTCAAGCCCAGTGAAGGCATCGTCGCAGAGCGTTTCGCGCAGATAGGTCAAAAGCCCATCTCCAACGCTGTCGACATCACCAACTACAACTGGCTTTCGATGGGTCACCCCACGCACGTTTTCGACCTCGACACCATCGAAGGCGGCATCATCGTGCGTCGCGCCCACGCAGGCGAGAAGATCACACTGCTCGACGGCAGCGAGAAGACGCTCACCACTGACGACGTTGTTATCGCCGATGAGAAGAAAGCACTCAGCCTCGCCGGTGTGATGGGCGGATGGGATTCGCGCGTCACCGAAGAGACGAAGAACATCCTCGTGGAAGCTGCATGGTTCGATCCAGCAACCATCCGCGCCACCTCTCGTCGCCACGGCCTGCACACCGACGCATCGCACCGCTACGAACGCGGAGCCGACCTCGGCGCATGTGCTCTTGCAAATCGTCTGGTCACGCGCGGTGTCATCGCAGCATGCGGTGGCGAAGCCATCGGCGCCATGAGCGATGTCGTCATCGAAGCGCAGGAACTGCGCACCACCAAGCGCCCACACGTCGCGCTCTCAGTCGAAGAAGTGCAGCGCCTCCTCGGCACCACCATCGAGGAAAGCACTGCAGGCCACCTCGTTCCTGCAGATGTTGTGGAGCAATATCTGCAAGCACTCGGCTGCCATCTGCGCCCCAGTGCGGACGCCGCAACCTACGAAGTCACATTGCCCTCGTGGCGTCTCGACCTCGAACGCGAAATCGACCTCATCGAAGAGATCGCACGCGTCTACGGCTACAACCGTTTTGCAGACACACTGCCCAGCTTCTCCGGCGGTGTTATCGCTCTGCCGCACGCAGCAAAAGAAGAAATCGTACGCACCACGTTGCTCGCGCTCGGCTGGACAGAAGCCATCAGCAGCACCTTCGCCTCGGAGACCGACTCGGCGATTTTCACCACGGAATCCGCAGTGCCCATGGGCAATCCGCTCAATGCGGAAGCAGGCAATCTGCGCCCGTCGCTGCTACCCGGCATGGCTGGCATGCTGCTACTCAACAGCACACGCGACGTCGCCGCAGTTCGCCTCTTCGAATACGGCACCGTCTTCATTGGCACCACAGCACAGGTGAACGAGCATCCTTCGCTGACACTCGGCGCATACGGCAACGCATCTGCCACACGCACCATCGACGTGTCAGACGCGCTCTTCTTCGAAGTCAAAGGCGCAGTGGAAGAACTGCTCTCCCGCTTCGTTGCAAGTGCACCAACGTTCACAGCAGACAATCTGCCGAAGTGGATTGCTCCCGGTCGCGGCGCATCCATCACGCTCGAAGGCAAGACCATTGGTTGGTTCGGTGAACTAACCAATGAAGAACGCGAGCGCCGCAAGCTGAAAGAAAACGTGGTCCTCGCAGAGCTGAACATCCCGGCTCTCTTCGCCTTCGACCTGAAACAGCCCGCAGCAAAAGAACCTTCGCGCTATCAGGCCGTCGAACGCGACTTCTCGTTCCTCTTCGCAGACAACATCACCTGGTCCGCTGTCTCGCAGGCCATCGCTGCATTGAACATCGCAGAGATGATCTCGCTGCAACCCATCGAAATCTTCCGCGACGTTAAGGGCAAGGCGGTTCCCAAGGGCGAATACTCGCTCCTCCTCCGCACTATCTTCCAATCGCCGGAACGCACACTGCGTGAAGAAGAGATCGCAGGATGGCAGGAAGCCATCGTTGCGGCGCTCATCAAGCTCGGCGGCAAACACCGAGCCGCATAG
- a CDS encoding prolipoprotein diacylglyceryl transferase, translating into MHPHLFRIGPVTVPTFGAIAALGLVLAISLAARGARVMRLNEDAVWNLCLWMAAGTLVLSRLIIVAQVWKSFAKYPLYILTLPTVTKWGLLLALVSGAVYMLVKRMPWLRTLDALAPAALLLQAFLHLGTHFSGDDLGLATTSRLGVVFGDQGYHPVALYSAVLTLVACAVAFVWLHRESQPGETFGLGLTLAALIRFFVDTLRPGWVLPETMLGNLLRVDQLVLMLLAVGGLSFFFQRKGVRYAQ; encoded by the coding sequence ATGCACCCGCATCTCTTCCGTATCGGCCCGGTGACTGTCCCCACGTTTGGGGCGATTGCTGCATTGGGGCTGGTGTTGGCGATTTCGCTGGCGGCGCGTGGTGCGCGGGTGATGCGGCTGAATGAGGATGCCGTGTGGAACCTGTGTCTATGGATGGCTGCAGGAACCTTGGTGCTGTCGCGACTGATTATTGTGGCGCAGGTGTGGAAGTCGTTCGCGAAGTATCCGCTGTACATTTTGACGTTGCCCACGGTGACGAAGTGGGGATTGTTGCTGGCGCTGGTTAGCGGCGCGGTGTACATGCTGGTCAAACGGATGCCGTGGTTGCGCACGCTGGATGCGCTGGCTCCTGCGGCGCTGTTGTTGCAGGCGTTTCTGCACCTCGGGACACACTTCTCTGGCGATGATCTTGGATTGGCCACAACGTCGCGGTTGGGTGTGGTGTTTGGCGATCAGGGATATCATCCTGTTGCGTTGTATTCCGCGGTGTTGACGCTGGTGGCGTGTGCGGTGGCGTTTGTGTGGCTGCATCGTGAGTCGCAGCCGGGCGAGACGTTTGGGCTTGGGCTGACGCTTGCTGCACTGATTCGGTTTTTTGTGGATACACTTCGTCCGGGCTGGGTTCTGCCGGAGACGATGCTTGGCAACCTGCTGCGGGTGGACCAGCTTGTGCTGATGTTGCTGGCGGTGGGGGGGTTGAGTTTTTTCTTTCAACGAAAGGGCGTGCGTTATGCCCAGTAA